From Populus alba chromosome 16, ASM523922v2, whole genome shotgun sequence:
TTGGATTGTTTTATTCCTAAGTGTCATCGATATACGAAAAGATTCATCCAATTTAGAGAATAGCTCTTTGTTGCAACTCATGTGATTGTTGCAACCTATATCTAAAAACCACCAATCCTTTTCATCCTTCTATGTATCAtagttttctaaaaacaaagtCTCAAGAGCATTTTTATTAGTCTCCATAAATTTTGCATGCACCtttatattatttgagtttTAAGTCGATACTCTTATTGATAATAATCAAACCTTTTGCAGTGATAACATTGAATATGAGACTTACAATCTCTCTTATAGTGACTAGACTCCTAAAATTTATGGCATTGAATTTGAGACTTGTCATATTGATTTGAATCTCCTTCACTTCTATTATTTGTTCTTCCATTATATCCTTTTCGTTGATCAAATCTATTATTTCATCCACATTTACCTCTACTACTTTGACCACATTGATTGTGCTAAATTTTGTTTAAGATTTCCTTGTTGGTTATCATGTTCAACTGAGATTGCAATGCATCTTAAATGGTTACTGCATACTTCTTTGAATTCATGTGATGCTCATTAGTTGCTAATAAACCttataattcatcaattaacatcTCACTCAAATATTTTGATTCTTCAATAGCTGTTACCATGtactcaaaataaaatgtttgacTTAAAAGAATTTTCTTCATAACTAGGAATTTATCATCTTGTTTCCATAAAATTTCATCTGATTAACTAATTTTTGTATTCATGAAAAATACTCCTCAATAATCTTATTATCTTTCATTCAAAGAAGCTTAAACTTTGTGCATAAAGTCTGCAGCTTTACTTTGTTTGCCTTTTTTAAACCTTTGTAAGATTTGTCCAAAATATCCTAAATTTCTTCTCACATTTTGAAAGATGTGATATTGAGCTTCGTTCTTTTTTGCTCGATTTGTTTCTTGCACATTCATTGACTCTAGAACTTTGTTCTTGACAACATTTCAAGCATCAATATACTTAAAGAAAGATTGCATCTGAATTCTCTAatgttcaaaattgtttttgccATCAAATCAAAACACTAAACAATCCATAAATTTTGTATTAGAACCcatctttttaattgaatggcTAAAAAAAAACGTTATTGTTAAGCTACTGCCTTATACTGCTATTAAAGAAAATGAGCCTGCAACTATtgccaaagaaagaaagattctAATGTACATTTGTGAAGCTACTGGATTGATCTAGAACTTGTTAAGCTGATCATCGGGATTGATTTACTACTGCTTGTGTAATTTGTTGGAAGCTGCtattggttgtttatttttattgttgttgctgttaacttaataaatttaaaaaaaatactcgcTGAAATGTAATATTTGCAGCTTTTGATGTTAGGAAACTTGTTGttggttcaatttttttgttgttgttgccctGTACTGAACCAACTGTTGATTGATTACGCGATTCAACTAGCTGCAAGGAATCGCTCAAAGGTCTGCTATGTAAACTAATGAAGGGCTCATGATTTGATCAGGGTTGCTGCTTCAAAGAAACTAAAgctattgctttttttttttttttaatcttcaagGGAGAAAAgggtttttgtgtttatttatttatttaattaacctAGACTGTGATACCAATTGTTAGAAATAAAACATGCACACATATTTAAATCTCTAAGTGTTTTCATTATCAAAGACAACATCTTGGCTAGTCACAATCCTTTTTGTTAGTGGATTGAACAATTTATAAGCCCTGGAACATTCACTAATGCCAAGAAAGACACATTTTTCACCCTTACCAttaagcttctttcttttctcatacGGAACATGTGCATAAGCTAtgcaacaaaaaattatgaagtgaTGTACAATTGGTTTCTGCCCACTCCAAGCTTCCTCGGGTGTTATGTTCTGAATAGAAAAGGTAGGACTTCTGTTTAACACATGAATGCTCTAATTTACTGCCTTtggcaaaaaaaattttagaatgttCCCTCTTGCTAACAAGCTTCTCACCATATTAAggatggttttattttttctctccaaTACACCATTCTGTTGTGGTGTATAAGCAACTGTAAGTTCCCTTCGAATGCCATGATCTGCACAAAAAGCTTCAAATTCGGTTGAGCAATATTCTCCACCACAATATGTTCGAAGGGTTTTAATAGTCTTTTCTGCTTCATTCTCCACATGAGCCTTAAAGcttttaaatacataaaaagcTTTCGATttgtattgtaaaaaataacccaagttATCCGagtaaaatcatcaatgaaggtaattaaatatcttttacCTCCATTAGAAGATGGATTTATCGACCCACAAATGTCAGAATATACCAGCTCTAGGACATGTTTTGCTCTCTATGACTTTCCTTGAGGGAACTGAGAGCGATGTTGTTTACTAACAACGTATTCTTCATAAATTTAGGAAGGAATGTGAATTTTAGAGAGGCCTGTCACCATATCTTTCTGTTGAAGAGTCTTTAATCCGCTAAAATTCAAGTGGCCATGACGAAAATGCCAAAGCCATGAAGGGTCTTTTATTTTAGCCATTAAACAAGGTTGAGATGTTATTATCTTCAATGGAAACAACCTATTTGAACTCATCTGAACAATAGCAATTGCTCCTCTTGAAGGATCATATATTTCACAAACACTATTTTGAATAGTTATCACATAACCCTTTTCTTGCAATTGACCAGCACTtaataaattacttttcaaGTCAGGAACGTAAAGAACATTAAAAATTGTTTCTACAAAACCATTCTTGGTTCTTATCTCAATATCACTTATTCCCATTACATTCACAATGGAACAATCACCAAAACttacgaaaaaataaaaatcttcatttaaataagaaaaagaagacttACATCCATACATGTGATTACTGTAACCTGTATCCACATACCAAACATCAGACTCTGGCTTCTGATTAGATTCAACAGCCATAAACAAAGTTTCCACTTccttttttttggcaaaatgtAATTGCTCTCCCTTTTCTTTGTCATTAGGCAGCCTAGCATAACATTCAGAACGATAATGTCCATATTTATAACATCTAAAACACTCTACCTTGGATTTGTCAAAGTGTTGAACCCGTCCTCTGTCTTTGCTTTGATATTGATCATTATCAGCCTTAAAACATTATCTACTGCCATCTTTATTGCCTCTACCTCCCCTCTCTCTACCTCTACCTCTACCCCTTCCTCTAGAATTTGAGAATTGAGTAAAGGTAAAAGCCTTTAGAGCTTGTTCATCTGTATTTGAACTTCAGTTCATATTTTGTTCATGGACTAGTAAAGAGCTCTGCAATTCATCAATAGATAGTGCATCTATATCTTTTGATTCTTCAATTGAACTTACAACATAATCAAATTTTGGTGCCAATGaacatagtatttttttcaacaatgacACCATCGTCCATCTTCTCACCATGAAATTGCATTTTGTTGCTTATCTCCATAGTCCTGGCACAGTAGTTGGTGATAGATTCTCCAACTTTCATTTGTAGTGTCTCAAAATCACGTCTTAAGGCTTGAAGTTGTGCACGCTTACTCTATTAGagccttgatattttttcttcatggaGTCCCATATGTCCTTGTAAGTTTCTTTGCTAAGAATTGTTTCCAAGATGGGACGATCAATTACctgaaaaagataattttttgcCTTCACCTCTTTGAGCTTTCTTGCTTCCAATTTTGTTTTCTGGGCATCTGTCAACGTTGTAGTTGATGCTGGTTCTTCAATTCCAGATTCAATAATCAGCCAATATTCTTTTGACCGAAGGAAGTTCTCCATTAGCATAGTCCAATGGTCATAGTGACCATCAAAACGTGGGATCGCTACTTGCACAAAATTTGAATATGATGCCATTGTTACTTGCAGAGGACGAAGAGGAGAAAAAAGCTACTGTTGTAAAAGATGAAGAAGGGAAAAAGCTACTGCTATTTTCTTACTATTATGGAGACTCACCATTTAGaaacttttttctctttttgtttttatctcattaaccaagctctgataccactatCACTACGTTGAGaaacaaaatagagaaaaagcaATTTGAACGGTGAAAGAAGCAATTATATTATTGACAAAGAAGAGGCCTATATGTAGGCTTTACACCACAACATTCATTTAACCACTACTCCTATAGAATAGGACAACAAGGACAACTTACTATAACCATTAAACCACGATTtgtttaactaaataaatcctTAAAGACTAGgacaatacaaaatatttacgaagttatcataaataataataataaatcttaaCAGGAAGCTGCTATTGGTTGCTTATTTTTATTGCTGTTACTGCtaacttaataaaatttaaaaaaaaaaaacttgatgaaaTGTGATATTTGCAGCTTTTGATGTGAGGAAACTTGTTGTTGgctcaatttttttgttgttactgcCCTGTACTGAACCAATTGTTGATTGATTACGCGATTCAACCAGCTGCAAGGAATCGCTCAAAGGTTTGCTATGTAAACTAATTAAGGGCTCATGATTTGTTTAGGGTTGCTGCTTCAAAGAAACTAAAGCTATTGCTTTTTTATCTTCAAGGGAGAAAGGgttattgtgtttttatttatttaattaattaacctacACTCTGGTAtcaattgttaaaaataaaacatgcacAATTATTTAAATCTCTTAAGCCCACTTTATTGATTAATATTCAACTCttaacacatttttttatagTGTACAAGGCCCTTGTATTTATATAGAGGAATGAATTATAGAATAGACTCTCAAACTATCATAACCCAACAAGGATTGCAAGTACTAGTTCATTTACTAAGAATTCTAAATCCTATTTCATCTAGGATACTAATTCGTAACTTTCATGGaaactcaatttaaataattattaacaaatgtCCTTCCTGAgataatgatatatatttttttatatcctatATGTTTCATATATATTAGATCACATCACCAAAAGTAAATCGTGGAAAAACCTCGAGTAATGGTGGGCATTGGTGCTAGTTATACCCACGAAGACTAGCAACACCAGCACCCAGACCATGTTGTAGCTTGTAATAGTAGCACAAGCCTCCCaagataaaccaaaataaatcaagccATTCATCTAATGCTACATCAACCATTGATTTTCTCCTAATTGTCTCACAATTAAGTTATTTTCACTAAGAACTTGTTTTCTCTTTCAACTATTCTTTCTGATTTCCAGTAGTTTCAATGGCTGATTAAAACAACCACGTACATTGATGCAAATATTGCCTTTCTTTGGCCCATGATAGAGCCTCTAGGGTTTgaccttcatatatatatatatggaccccccatttatgttaattaattaccaATCTTCCAATTccttaaactttaatatttctgGATTGACCCTTTGCctccattaaaagaaaagaagcaaaaataaaaCTCCAAGGTTTTAAAGGGGAACTTGACGGTCCTCATCCATCAACTTGGCATGCAGGGCAAATTTTATAAACCACAAAATATACGTTGGTCTTCATAAGCATGCTAGCTAGCTTGAATCTTGAAGACTTCAATTATTCAACTACAGAGATCGATCAAAGTTCTTCTTAgtgtattaatttaattcacGATTCTCATTCAAGGTTAGGTAGgcaaaatcaatataattttattccgTCTTAACACCGTACCTGCAAATGCATCACATGATCCAAGAAACTAAGTAAGTAACTCCCACAATCATATGCTTCTTCCAGGATTTATCAATGATCTACGCGCTACACAgtttgataaaatcaaatgtttgAATTTCTTTCTAACAGATTATATTAGCGTTATGGTAGTCAAATTTACCGTTTGAGGGTGGCGCCGTGGGATAGAATTCGTCTACAACTATCAACTAGCTTGTGCCTCCAACTTGATCTAGACATGACCCGCAGCTATGTAGAAGTGTATTTTAAAGATGAGAGGAGACATGGTTGATTAAGGTCTAGCGTATGCAAAGGTCGTCGTGGTGACAAGCCAGTATGTGTTATGATTGTCGCCTAAGGCTGTGTCCTTGATTACCGTGTGCTAGCTCAAGGTACGCACCATGGTTTGACTAGAGggtgatgttgctgctgcttGTAAGTTCTAGCTCGCGCCCCAAGTTGTCCATGGAAATTAATGGTAGTAAGAGAAGTAGCGACATGAACATTTTCATGCACCACTGAATTTCTTGAGATATAATATTCCCACAAGTTTTCTACAAATACTTTTCTTCACGGTTTAAACctatatatcattaatttactttacatatatatatatatatatatatatatatatatatatatatatattacaattcATATGGTGTTGTGTAATTAATATGGTTTTATATGAGGTTGGCCATTTGCTTTCTTGACGGGCTGGATGCaaattaacatcaaaatatttattttattaattaattatgaacaaTTAAACGGAAAGTAAGACTAACCAATTACAATTTGATGACAATTTCATTCTACCTGTTGAATTTGAGGAGGGATTAATGAATTAACGGTGGGTTTCCTGTGAATGCTGTGGGTGCACATACACTAGAAACAGCATTTTAACGCCATGGATCAAGCATATCGGCGTGTATCACGCCACCAAAATCAACAGGACAGCTCGAATCCAATTACTTTTGACGAGAATTTTAAAGCgaataaaatgaaaaccagTACCCCAATAACCATAGCTGTTTGAAATAAATCATCGAGAATATTTAAAGCTTCTCTCCTCTCTAAGCCACAAagttatatattctttttacaCTACgcaaaacatgataaaaaaataaagagtccAACCATAAAGGGAATTGAgatgctaaaataaaaatattgtttattcaTATAATTTACAAACAGATTTAGAgataaaacttcaaaaataaatccACAATTCAAGAGCTTTTGCTATAGCAGGCCATTCAGCCTCTTTTGACTTCTAAATCTCCACGACAACAGATAACTTAAAACGTCGTTAtaacatttataaattaataattcctTAAATAAATCCTATTCAACGCTGGAACGTTAACTTTATCAAATAAAAGTCACTGTTTATATGTCATGACAGGTGACGCCTCTGCTTCAGAAAAAGACCAAAAGAGTGGATTGGATGGCTTTCCCTAGCTTTTGCCAAGGAGCTGGACTCCAAGTACTCGTtgctgttttattttattttattttattatattatagataCATTTTTAGACATGATTCACGGAAGGCGGCCTTTACTAAAAATCCAAATACGAGAAAAAGTAATCGATTATATATTTactaggttaaaaaaatataagtggtaggatcattaatatatttttttagttgagttCTTATCacttaattattatcattttaagaaCTAACTCACttgctaattattatttttttataattaaattaaataaaaacataaaatttatcaaatttgttatTGTAGACTCTCTCTAATTTTAATATGGATTAGCACtgtaaaattatcattttgctATTGACAACACAAAACTTATAacttataattttgtttgaggggtaaaatgattttttcaacGAGATTTATAAATTGTCAATTCAAAATCCATGGAGGTAGCtagatttttaactttttagctgcacaataaaattactaaactCTCTTAAAagctaaattaattaaacttaagGGCGAGGggcttttttcttgattttttttaaaaaatataagcattgctttatcaatttttttttatattaaaaaagataattaatcgATCCGGCAACATTTCCCGTGTCAACTATCTAGTAAGACCAACAAAACCAGCATTGACCCCGTGGCTAAATTTATGAATAAAAGAGAAGCACTGACGTCAAACTGCTCAAGCACCCGATGGGAAGGGTCCAAATTCAAGAATGGGCTGCAGCCAATTGAATGCATTGTGCTTGATATGGGACCCATGTCTGAAAAAAATGCTATCTTGCTCAAATTCTAGTGGTTCTTACAGATAGATTTGTCTCTATCTCACGTCACTTTTTGCTCTCTTCATAAAACAAAGCATCTAGTAAATGTGGCTAGCATTGAATTTAATAGCAGAATATGCCGGGCTGACTCACAAGTAGATGctataatttgaaattaaattaattggatgTCATTTCCTTTTTAGATAATAAACAACAGCAAAATCTAAAAGATACAGCcattaaatacatataaatcgACAAATGGCCggttcataataaataaataaatgcctTGAAATTAAATCAAGAGATCAATAGTCCCAAAGCTCTCtcgtaataaaatattttatcaggaaaaaacattaaaaaaagatactCTTATATCTATAAGATTCCAAAACAAATTAGATTTTCATAGTACTGAGAAACTAATCAACATATCCGCTCTCATTTAAAACTGTTAACCAAATCAGATTGTTTTGgtataaaagatttattttaggactttttaaatacaaaatataatttgatgaatttggaCTTTTGAGTAGGAAATTAATCTTTTATTAGGTTatgtattaaatattatattgtcAATAATAGTATTTATTGTAAGAAAGCCTTAATTTATGTTACAAAATTAAGGCTTTCAGACAATAAAAACCCCACATATATGGGTCAATATATAGTATGAAATGAAAGTTAGATATCCGaattcttttaatatgaaaaactttgttttagagtttatatagattaaaaaatatatattttgatggatCTTTGGATAGAAATTTGTTCAACAAGTAGATTTGGATAATTATCCCTTAAACTAATTGGATCATCATCTCCTTCATTATCCAAAATCAACAGCAAATTAATGCATGACCAGTTTACAAATAATCGAAATGATAGAGGTTTGATCATTGATTATTGATCAAAACTTGCAGTACAGGAAACAAAAGCTTGCATCAAAGAGGAGATTGAAGGTTTTACCTAACAAGTGAACTAAAAGCTTTCGTAATCTCCTATTATAATTCACAAGGAAGCCGGCCTTTAGCCCTGTGAAACCACAATGGTTATAATTTTGTTGCCTTCACAATCTATGGTAGCAGAAACATCGATCATACGTGTTTACAACTTTAATCGTTTTATGAAACAATGTGAAGTTGTCAGGAATCAGAGAATGGATGAGACCAtcgagaaagaaaaatgaagaatgtTTTGAAATGTTGATCCATCATTTCTTGATggagtttttcaaaatttgatttagtAGATTCAAGTTTAATTAGGCAATAAAGGAGAGctagaaaaaaagattaaatcaaACAACAAAAGGAGCTAGTTAGTGGGTCGTGGTGACTTGTAGAGATCTCAAGTTTGttaataatcattaatttcctCAAAATGGAAAACCCAATTTGCAATAAAACATGCACTAAGTGGACGACACAGTTTCGTGCCGTTTGTATATCTATTTCTAATATTATCATCACTGAATTATGTATGaacaagaaaacacaaaagtaaCCAAAAAAAGATAATTCATGATTCTTTCACTTCCTCTCATTCTGGATATGAAGAGAGCAGATTTGCTGGTATGCAAGGAGAACTCTTCCAAACTCTAGCTTGCATTTTAAGCACCTCTCTTGCCTTGTCTTTGATCTTGCTTCCGCAATCCACTTGAAGCACCAAACATAGCTTGGCCACGATGCCAATCTGCAACATCTCTTGAAGAACACTGGTAGTTATTGAGTACTTTGAGATAGACAAGATGATCCTCACTGCCCTCTCGCTTGCCACCTGAGAAACCCTAAGTATCTTCTTTGAAACAATAGCTAGGCCTGCACCGTGCCCTAACAATTCAGCTCTTCCTTCTGCACACTGGCATAGCAGGTCCAGCACCATTAACACCATCTCGCAGGTTCTTTTCTCTGGTGAATCAAGTAGAAGATCAATCAGGACCGGGACTGCCTTAGCTTCAATGGCTTTGATTCTGTTTCTTCCCCATGGACATAGACTGATTAGCAGTTGCAAAGTAGCTTTTGATGCTTGGTGAGATATTTGATCACGTAAAACTTGGACTATTTCGTCGAAGAGTTCATGTTTCAAACTGACGAGTTTCAGTGTATCAGCAACTTCAAGCATCGATTTCAACAAGAAGACCGCATAAGCTCTTGACTCATAGTTTCCACCTTGCATAACTTTCGTTAAGGTCTCAATGAATTCACCATTTCTTCCCATAACAAGATTCTTTAGGCCAGATTCTGATATTTGTAGACCGTAGAGAATACTCAAGGCCTCATCACTTGGTCTTGAGATCTCAAACCCATCATCTGAAGTTACTTCAAATGATAAAGAATGGAAGTTATTTAGCATTGAGACCAAGAACTCTACAGCACCTGCAGCCTCCATGcatcttttgtttgtttcattCTCGTTCGCGAAGGAACGTAGCTTCCTTAGACACGTAACCTGTTGCTCCGGCGATTTAGCATCATTGAGAAGCTTGGCAACCTGTGCTTTGCTAATCGGAGGCTTTGGAGTTGGGATTCTTTCAACACCATATGAAGCATTGAGGGTGCACCAAGATTGAATCAACCTCCTAAGAGTATGGTTTGGTGTCACCTCACAACCAGATATCACTTGTTTTGTAACTGGACAGGTATCATTCTTGCTTGAGAACAGCCATTTCTCAATGCTCTCACGATCATAAGTTATCCCAGTTGGGACTATAACAGGGTCTTTCATGATTTGGAGAGAAATAGGGCAGAGAAAAAATGAAGGGACTTCAATATCTTCCATTTTACACAAAATAAACCAAgaagatctaaaaatatataacactAAAAACCACTAAATTAAGTACAAGAAGATCAAGAAAGTGGTTTTGGAGGAAATCCCTAGATGAGAACCAAAAGTAGATGAAAGTAGCTAGCCAAGAATTGAAGGCTTTAGAGAATTTTGGTTTGAGAGTAGGTTTTGAGGAGTTGTGTGAATTGGTTTGATTTGGAGATAGGAGATGGTATTGGGTTTGGGTTATATACGTGAGGCGTTGAATAACGAGAGatgttcaaaattaaaaagtcaaAACACGTTAAATACAGGCATTGAGAGAGAGGCAATTTGCTTAGGACTTTTCCGAGCAATTGAGAGGCTCAAGAAGGGCAAACCCTAC
This genomic window contains:
- the LOC118050844 gene encoding E3 ubiquitin-protein ligase PUB22 — encoded protein: MEDIEVPSFFLCPISLQIMKDPVIVPTGITYDRESIEKWLFSSKNDTCPVTKQVISGCEVTPNHTLRRLIQSWCTLNASYGVERIPTPKPPISKAQVAKLLNDAKSPEQQVTCLRKLRSFANENETNKRCMEAAGAVEFLVSMLNNFHSLSFEVTSDDGFEISRPSDEALSILYGLQISESGLKNLVMGRNGEFIETLTKVMQGGNYESRAYAVFLLKSMLEVADTLKLVSLKHELFDEIVQVLRDQISHQASKATLQLLISLCPWGRNRIKAIEAKAVPVLIDLLLDSPEKRTCEMVLMVLDLLCQCAEGRAELLGHGAGLAIVSKKILRVSQVASERAVRIILSISKYSITTSVLQEMLQIGIVAKLCLVLQVDCGSKIKDKAREVLKMQARVWKSSPCIPANLLSSYPE